From the genome of Altererythrobacter sp. BO-6:
TTTTCGTTCCGACCGCGATAATAGCGATATGACAGTGTTGTCTGGATAGTCTGGTCGGCAGTGTAGCTGACGCTGCCGGATCCGCATGTTACGGAACGCGGCGTAGGGTTATCTGGCGGGGTAAGGCCTTCATACGGATCTTCAAGTCCGTCAAAATTCTCGATCACGCTGGCGTTGGCAAAAGCACCCATGCCGTCCGAGACACCGCCAGCGGCGGCAACAGTATTGATGTTCTGCGCGCCGCCGCTGCCGTTGGTGCGGATTGATTCACTCGAGGTAGAGAACGATGCCACGCCGCATGCTGCGTCGACAGTCGGACCGCCGTTGAACCACAGCGCCTTGTCTGCTGTCTTGTGCAACGAAACGAGGCAGGCCGTGTATTCGTCAACTTCTTCAAAGATCGCCTGGGCGCGCACGCGGATGGTGGTGCTGCTGCCCAGCACAAAGCTGCTGAAGGGCAGGTTGGCGGTCGCCTCGGCGGTGACCAGCACGCTGTTGTCGGTGCCGGTTCCCCAATCCTCCAGCGTTGCATTGTGGATCGGAGGCAAATCCGTCGTAATCGACAAGTTGTCGTCAAATTCCTGATCTGCCCGCGTCACATACACTGTGCCGGTGTCGCCATTGCCGCGCGCCCATGCGCCGGCAAGCGCTGCCTGGTCGGCGGCGAATTGCAGCTCACGCTGCCACAGATACCATTGCGCAGCGTCCACGCTGAGCCCTGCGCCGCCCATCAGGGCAGGCAGGCTGAGCCCGAGGATGATCGCAGCGTTGCCGCTGGTGCACTGGCAAAGCTTCTGCCGGAAATCCTTGATGACACCCATTTTTAACGCCTCTGCATAGCTATGACAGAGGGGTTTAGCGCGACCGTCCTAATCAACCCTTCAAGCAGCGTGGTTAACGGCCGTTTAAAACTGGCATGCGCTTCCGGGCGGTATCCTTGCAGCGACTGCAAAGTATTGACAGCTCGTTATCTAAACCGCCTAGCTGTTGCTGCAATGCATGATCCGGAAGAGCCCCTGCCGCCTGAACAACAGCTGGCGCTGTCCTATTCGCCGCAGCACCTGCGACCGAAACTGGCGGGCTTCTTCGCACTGGACCGGCGCCTCGGCACGATCGTTGCCAAGACCACCGAGCCGTTGCTGGGGCAGATGCGCCTCGCATGGTGGCGGGACATGCTTGGCAGACCAGTCGATGAGCGGCCAAAGGGAGATCCTGTGCTCGATCAGATCGGGCAGTATTGGTGCGGGCTAGAGCAGGATCTGCTGCACCTTGTCGATGCGTGGGAGGTGATGGTCACCCAAGAGACGCTCGGCAGCGATCAGATCGAAGCTTTCGGCAACGGTCGCAGTACGCCATTGATATGCTTGTCCGGTCACCCATCCGGATCGGACGGAGGGCAAGTTTGCGCCGCAGCCTGGTGCTGGGCGCTGGCTGATGCCGCATGCGGCGTTTCCGCACCGCAGGAGCGGGCACTACTGGTTGAGGCAGGGCTGTCTCGCAGTTTGGCAGGAGGCAGGTGGCCGCGCCATTTGCGTGGCATAGGCGTGCTAGACGCTCTCTCAAGGCGCGCACTCCTGAGGGGAGGGCGGCCACTGATGGAAGGAAGGGGGGCGGCGCTGGTTGCCCTGCGCGCAGGATTGCTAGGAAGATGAATTCGGCTATCCTGCCCGCCTGTGAGGCAGGAGGGTCGTATGTCGCGCATTTTGCTGGGTTTGTTCCTTGGTCTCGTGGTCGCGAGTGTCGGGCTGTATTGGTGGCAGGGCCGCGCGCAGGTTGAGGAAAATGCGCCGCCTCCGCCGATGGCTGAAGCTGCCGGCCCTATGCCCGAAGATTTGCCCGTCACCGATCCGGGCGACATGCGCGGGCCATTGCCGCCTGAAGCCAGCGAACTGACGCGCGAGCAGCGCCGCTTCTTCCGCTATGACCGTAATCGCGACCTCACCATCAGCCGGAACGAGATGTTGTCTACCCGCAGCGATGCGTTCCGCGCGCTCGACAAGGACGGCAACAATCTGCTGACTTTCGAGGAGTGGGCGGTAACCACGGCAGAGCGCTTCGATGGCGCAGATGCCAATCGTGACGGCAGGCTGACCGCCAAGGAATTTGCAACGACCGCGCCCAAGCGACCTGCGGGCAGAGCGGCCTGCAAATGTTGAAAACCCGCCCCGCCAATTAAGGCGAGGCGGGGGATCAAGACCTCTGAATTCTATCGCGTCAGAACGTGTAATTCACGCCCAGGCGGATGAAGTGCAATTTCAGATCCTGGTTCACAGTCTCGCTGTAAGCGGGAGTGGTGAAGGCGCTGCCGGGGCGGTAAGCAGTGGTGTAATTGACCGATCCCTGGTCGGTGTAATCATAGCTCAGCCGCGCTGAAATGTTCCGCGTCAGGCGCTGCTCGATCCCGCCACCAACGGTGAAGCCATCGGTGTCCTTCTTGAGCGAGCCCTGCTTCAGATAATTGGCGCTGCTGGTGATACCTGCGCCGAACTTCATCTCGGCCATGGCCCAGCCACCAGTGAGGTAGAACAGCGTCGAGCCGGTCGTTAGCCCAAGCTTTGCCTTGGCGGACGCCAGGGACTCCGGCTTGACCGTGTTCGAGAAGGTATAGCTGGTGGCAGCGTTTGCGGTCTGCTTCAGCGGACCACGCGTTTCGATATGGTTCTTCTCGAACGAGCTGAATTCGATTTCAGCACCGAACACGACCGGGCCGGTCTGGTAGTTATAGCCCAGCTGCAGACCCAGGTTTACATTGTCTTCCTTTTGGTCGGCACCTGCGTTGGCGACGATAAAGTCCCGCAAGCCCTGCGTTTCAGTCGACCAGGCTCCGCCAAGCGTGACATCGCTTTCAGATTGCACCTCGCTCAGGCCGACGTGAACGCCGGCATAAAGGCCGGTCCAGCTCTCGTCATCCTGCGCCATGGCCGGCGATGCCGATACAGCCGTGGCCGCCGCGGCCAGACAGACAAAGGAATTGTAACGTTTCATTGATGTTGCTCCATGTGCGGGTCGCACGCCCGGACCCGCAAATGGTGCTCGCAACATTGCCGGGAGATTTACCGGAGCATTATTCGAATGTACTAGTTATTCACGAAAGCCAGATGCTTAGATCCTGCTTTGCACGGTTTGTGTAGGCTTCCTTGCGCGCTTTCTTCCGTACCTCGTGCAGTGGCGGGAACAGTCCGAAATTGACGTTCATGGGCTGGAACGTGTCGGCCTCGGCATCGCCGGTGATATGGCTTAGCAGCGCGCCCATGGCGGTGGTGCGGGGCAGGGGCTTCCACTCACCGCCTGCCAGTTCGCATGCGGTCATCATTCCTGCAATCAAGCCGACGGCACTGGATTCGACATAGCCTTCACAGCCCGTAACCTGTCCGGCGAAACGGATATGCGGCGCCTGGCGGAGCCGCAATTGCCGGTCAAGCACCAGCGGCGAATTGAGGAAGGTGTTGCGGTGCAGACCGCCAAGCCGCGCGAATTCGGCATTCTCCAGCCCCGGAATGGTCCGGAACAGTTCAATCTGCGCACCGTATTTCAGCTTGGTCTGGAAGCCGACCATGTTCCACAGCGTGCCCAGCTTGTTATCCTGCCGCAGTTGCACCACGGCATAGGGCCATCTGCCCTGCGGATGCTCGGGCGTGGTGTCATAGGGATTGTCGAGCCCTACGCCCTTCATCGGGCCATAACGGAGCGTCTCGACCCCGCGTGCGGCCATCACTTCGATCGGCATGCAGCCGTCGAAATACGGCGTGTCCTTCTCCCACTCGCGGAATTCTGTCTTATCGCCATCGAGCAGCCCCTGGTGGAAGGCAAGGTATTGCTCCTTGGTCATGGGGCAGTTGATATAGTCGCCGCCTTCGTTCGAGGCTTCTGTTCGCTTGTTCCAGCGGCTCTGGATCCAGCATTTCGACATGTCGATGCTGTCGCGGTGGACGATTGGAGCGATCGCATCGAAAAAGGCGAGCCGTTCCTGCCCGGTGGCCGCGACGATGTTCTCGGCCAGTGCCTGTGCGGTCAGCGGCCCGGTTGCGACGATCGTCAGGCCGGCATCGGGCAGCCGGTCGATCCGCTCGCGCACAACAGTGACGTTGGGATGCTCCGCCAGTGTGCGGGTGACTTCGGCCGAAAAGACATCGCGGTCGACCGCCATCGCGCTACCCGCGGGAACGCGCGCCATTTCACCGGCGCGCATGATGAGCGAATCAAGCTGCCGCATTTCATAATGAAGCAGGCCGACGGCATTCTTCTCGTCATCGTCCGAGCGAAAGCTGTTCGAACACACCAATTCCGCCAGACCGTCGGTCTGGTGCGCAGGGGTCATCTCACCGCTACCGCGCATTTCGGACAGGCGCACCCGAAAGCCCCGCTTGGCGAGTTGCCAGGCTGCCTCGCTGCCGGCGAGCCCGCCGCCAATGATATGCACGTCATGAGTGGTGGATTTGACCATAGCGACCAGCCCCTAGTGCTTGCCTGCCCCAATGTTCAAGTCCAAGAGAACGCGGGAAGGAAATGTCTATGCCCAAACGCGCGCTGATCGAACATCGCCCATGGCTGTTAGCGAGCATCATCGCCGCCGTGGCGTTCTATTTCCTGCGCGATGGTACCCTGGCCGACATCTGGAAGGCCGCTATCAAGGGGCTCGCGGTTGGCTGCCTGGCGTTCTACGCGATCAAGCGCGGTGCGGGTGCCAACGCCACGCTGATAGCGCTGGTGATGATGTTCGGCGCACTGGGCGATATGGCGATCGAGTTCGATTTCGGGCTGGGCGGAGCCCTGTTCCTTGTCGGCCACCTCATCGCGATCTGGCTGTATCTGCGGCACCCGCGCGAGCATCACTCGCCCAGCCAGATGGCGCTCGCAGGAGTGCTGCTGATCCTGACGCCGCTGGTCAGCTGGATGCTGAGCGGCGATCCGCTGGTTACGCTCTATTCTGCCGGGCTCGGCGCCATGGCGGCGACGGCGTGGATCAGCCGCTATCCGCGCTATCGGGTAGGGCTGGGCGCGGTCCTGTTCGTATTTTCGGACTGGCTGATCTTCAGCCGCATGGGCGCCATCGAACTTGGTGATCTGCCGCACTACCTGATCTGGCCGCTCTATTATGCCGGCCAGTTCCTGATCGCGACCGGCGTGGTGCAGACGTTGCGCCACGAGCTGAGCGAGGAAGACGACGAGATCGGTTGAGCAGCGAACCGGGTCAGTTGCCCGGTTCGCTCTCGATATCATCGTCCGATTGCGGAGGTGTGTAGGGCGTCGTTTCCGCGCTGCCACGCCCGGCCATTGCTTCGACCACTGCCTCCTCGGCCTCGTTTTCGGGCGATTCTGTCTCGTCGATCAGCGCCGCTCCGACCACATGCTCGTCATCTGCGACATTGAAGATGCGCACGCCCGCAGAACCGCGTCCGATGATGCGGAACCCGCCCGGGTCCTCGCCTTCAAGCATATGGCGAAGGTCGATCGGCAGCCGGATCAGCTTGGCCTGGTCGGTCACCAGCATCAGCTGCGAACCGTGGCGGACCGGGAAGCTCGCCACCACCGGACCGTTGCGATCGGGGTTGCTCTCAGGCGTGCCGATATTGGTGATGCCCTGGCCGCCGCGTCCGATTGTCCGGTACTCGTAGGAAGACGAAATCTTGCCATAGCCGTTGGCGGTAATCGTAAGGACAAACTCCTCCGCTTCGGCCATGCGGGCCATGGTCTCCGCATCGAGCGCCGGCTCGGCATCGTTATCTTTCCACGGCGCGGCGCGGAGATAGGCGTCGCGCTGCTCGGTTGACCACTCGCCAGCGTCGAGCACGGCCATCGAAACGACCTTTTGCCCGTCCTTGAGCTTCATGCCGCGCACGCCGATCCCGGTGCGGCTCTTGGTTTCGCGCGCATCGGTCGCGGAGAAACGGATTGCCTTGCCGGAATTGCTGGCCAGGAAAACATCCTGTGTTTCGGTCAGCAATTCGACCCCGATCAACCGGTCGCCGCTGCCTTCGACGAAGCCCATTGCGTATTTGCCATTGGTCGGCACATTGGTGAAGGCGTCCATCGAATTGCGCCGAACCATGCCCTGTTCGGTGGCGAATACGATATTGAGCGTGGCCCATTCGTTCTCGTCTTCGGGAAGCGGAAGCACATTGGTGACGCGCTCCTCTTCGCCAAGCGGCAGCAAATTGACCATCGGGCGCCCCTTGGTCTGCGGGCCGCCCTCGGGCAGCTTCCACACCTTAAGGCGGTAGACGCGGCCGGTATTAGTGAAGAACAGCACGGGGTTGTGGGTCGAGGTGACAAACATCTCGACCACGGCATCCTCGTCCTTGGTCGCCATCCCGCTGCGTCCCTTGCCGCCGCGCGCCTGCGCCCGGAAAGTGGCCAGCGGGGTGCGCTTGATGTAGCCGCCATGAGTGACCGTGACGACCATATCCTCCTGCTCGATCAGGTCCTCGTCATCCAGCCCGTCCCATGCAGGGGCGATTTCCGACATGCGCGGTGTGGCATAGGTGGCGCGGATTTCTTCCAGCTCCTGGCGCATGACGGCGTAGAGCTTGCGCCGATCGGCCAGGATCGAGAGATATTCCTCGATCGCGATCGATAGCTCCTTTAATTCGCCGCCAATCTCGTCGCGGCCAAGCGCGGTCAGGCGATGCAGGCGCAAGTCAAGGATGGCCTTCACCTGCCGCTCGGACAGGCGATAGGTCCCGCCGTGCTCATCCGCTGATGGTTCGATTGCCTCGACCAGCGCAATATATTGCGCAATGTCGCCAATGGGCCATTCCTTGCCAAGCAGCTTGGCCCGCGCATCCGCCGGGTTCGAAGAACCACGGATCATCGCCACGACTTCGTCAAGATTCGAAACCGCGACAACCAGGCCCAGCAAGATATGCGCTCGCTCACGCGCCTTGTTGAGTTCGAACTTGGTCCGGCGGGTGATAACCTCCTCACGGAAGCTGATGAAGGCCTGGATGAACTCGCGCAGCGTCAGCGTTTCAGGGCGGCCGCCGCGAATTGCCAGCATGTTGGCAGGGAAGCTCGCCTGAGCAGGTGTGTGACGCCACAACTGGTTCAACACGACTTCGGGCGTGGCATCGCGCTTCAGGTCGATCACCACGCGCACGCCTTCGCGGCTGGATTCGTCGCGGATGTCGGAAATACCCTCGATCCGCTTTTCCTTGGCGGCTTCGGCGATCTTTTCGACCAGGCCGGACTTGCCGACCTGATAGGGAATGGAGGTCAGCACGATCGATTGGCGATCGCCGCGCCCGGTTTCGATCTCGTGCCGCGCGCGCATCAGCACCGAACCGCGCCCGGTGGTGTAAGCGGTTTTGGCTCCAGACTGGCCCAGGATCAGCGGCGCAGTGGGGAAATCGGGGCCGGGAATGTATTCGATCAGCTCTTCCGTGGTGATCGCCGGGTTCTCGATAAACGCGAGGCAGCCCGAGATGACTTCGCCCAGATTGTGCGGCGGAATGTTGGTCGCCATGCCAACCGCGATCCCGCCTGCCCCGTTGACCAGCAGATTGGGGAAGCGGGCAGGGAGGACGGTCGGCTCACGGCGCGAGCCATCGTAATTGTCGACGAAATCGACCGTGTCCTTGTCGAGATCCTCGAGCAGTGAATTTGCCACACGCGCCAGGCGCGCTTCGGTGTAACGCATGCTGGCTGGCGGATCGGGGTCCATCGAGCCGAAGTTGCCCTGGCCATCCACCAGCGGCACCCGCAGCGACCACGGCTGGGTCATACGTGCCAGCGCGTCATAGATCGCCGCGTCGCCGTGCGGGTGATAGTTACCCATTACGTCGCCAACGATTTTTGCGCTCTTGCGATAAGGGCGCCCGGCCACAAAACCGCCTTCCTGGCTGGCGAACAGGATGCGGCGGTGGACCGGCTTCAAGCCGTCGCGTACATCGGGCAGCGCGCGGCTGACGATCACGCTCATCGCGTAATCGAGGTAGCTCGTCTTCATCTCATCGACGATGTCGATGCGTTCGTATTCACCCGTGGGGCGGGCGGAAGGAAGGATTTCGGTGTCGTCGTTCAAAACGGGTCCGATCTGGGATCAATTGCAGCAAAGTCGTTACTTTGCATGTAGTGCGAGCACGCCGTTTTCGCCACCTCGTGCCCGGGTCAAAGGTGGAACATGCGGTCTTTTTCCACACATAGCGTCGTTCATCTTCAGGGCATTCTGCCTGAATGCTGCAGGCTCCATTCAAAGCCCGTTCAGCACGGCTTGCATAGGGAGAATTGCAAATTTCCCCAAGGCAGGCCATGGCTGCGCCAGAATGTGATCGTACCCGCTCCGACAGAGCGTCAATTCATTGGTTCCAGGAGACAGTTTGATGCGTCTTTTCGTTTCTAATCCGCTTGCCCGCGGCAAGGGGGCACGGCATCTCGCGCTCGCCATTGCACTGGCGACCGGCACGGCGATGCTGAGCGGTATGGTGGCCGAGCCTGCGTTCGCCCAGCGCGAGAAAAAGGAGCGTAAGAAGGACGAAGGCAAGCCACAATATTCCAAGGAATTCGTGGCCGTCTATCAGCCGCTGAGCGCAGCCGTGAATGCGGAAGGGGCCGATGTTGCAAGCCTCAAGGCGCAATTCCCCGGTTTGCTGGCGGCTTCGCTGAATCCTGATGAGAAGATGGTAGCAGGCAACCTGATCTACAACGCGGGCGTGCGCGGCAACGATCGCCAGCTGCAATTGCAGGGCATGACCACGATGCTTGAAAGCGGCAAAGTGGAAGCAGACCAGGTGGGGCGCTTCAATTTCATCGCTTACCAGCTTGCCAGCGCCCTGGGCCAGCATGCGCAATCGCGCGCATATTTGCAGACCGCGATCGATCAGAACTTCACGCTGGAAAACGTTTCGGCAGCCGACCTGCGCATCGCGATGGCGGAAAGCTATTTCGCGGAAAACAACTTCGCGCAGGGCCTCGACTATCTTTCGCGGGCGATTGCCAACGTCCAGGCATCCGGCCAGAAGGTTGACGAAAGCTGGTACCGCCGCGGTTTGAGCGTGGGCTATACCAACAAGATCGTGCCTCAGGTCTATGAAGTCGTGGCCAGCTGGGTGGGCGATTACCCGAGCCCGACCAACTGGCGCGACGCGGTGAACATCGCGCGCAATCTGAATTCCTTCGAAGCGCCCGAAATGCTCGATCTGATGCGCTTGTCGTATCGCGTCGATGGGCTGCTGGA
Proteins encoded in this window:
- a CDS encoding pilus assembly protein TadG-related protein yields the protein MGVIKDFRQKLCQCTSGNAAIILGLSLPALMGGAGLSVDAAQWYLWQRELQFAADQAALAGAWARGNGDTGTVYVTRADQEFDDNLSITTDLPPIHNATLEDWGTGTDNSVLVTAEATANLPFSSFVLGSSTTIRVRAQAIFEEVDEYTACLVSLHKTADKALWFNGGPTVDAACGVASFSTSSESIRTNGSGGAQNINTVAAAGGVSDGMGAFANASVIENFDGLEDPYEGLTPPDNPTPRSVTCGSGSVSYTADQTIQTTLSYRYYRGRNENQAVNAGTITYSGAQLSTTSTVTNVGQTFTSLPVDGTSQNISDPYQVSGSGPDKIYEQMIETLVTSYTNVTLTSASSGALLPGTYTDFELSCDTTLAGGIYVINGGRLKLNGGNELRGTGVMFVLKGGAQVDINGGAEVYLTPMTALELIAAGVSADDAALMEGMLIFEDPTSPGNAGSKLTGGADFNLNGVIYMPKSDMQLAGNMEATAKCLMIMTSTLKLSGTADLTTLCPAGETHDVVIGNGGTRVRLVS
- a CDS encoding EF-hand domain-containing protein, which gives rise to MSRILLGLFLGLVVASVGLYWWQGRAQVEENAPPPPMAEAAGPMPEDLPVTDPGDMRGPLPPEASELTREQRRFFRYDRNRDLTISRNEMLSTRSDAFRALDKDGNNLLTFEEWAVTTAERFDGADANRDGRLTAKEFATTAPKRPAGRAACKC
- a CDS encoding outer membrane beta-barrel protein — its product is MKRYNSFVCLAAAATAVSASPAMAQDDESWTGLYAGVHVGLSEVQSESDVTLGGAWSTETQGLRDFIVANAGADQKEDNVNLGLQLGYNYQTGPVVFGAEIEFSSFEKNHIETRGPLKQTANAATSYTFSNTVKPESLASAKAKLGLTTGSTLFYLTGGWAMAEMKFGAGITSSANYLKQGSLKKDTDGFTVGGGIEQRLTRNISARLSYDYTDQGSVNYTTAYRPGSAFTTPAYSETVNQDLKLHFIRLGVNYTF
- the trmFO gene encoding methylenetetrahydrofolate--tRNA-(uracil(54)-C(5))-methyltransferase (FADH(2)-oxidizing) TrmFO; this translates as MVKSTTHDVHIIGGGLAGSEAAWQLAKRGFRVRLSEMRGSGEMTPAHQTDGLAELVCSNSFRSDDDEKNAVGLLHYEMRQLDSLIMRAGEMARVPAGSAMAVDRDVFSAEVTRTLAEHPNVTVVRERIDRLPDAGLTIVATGPLTAQALAENIVAATGQERLAFFDAIAPIVHRDSIDMSKCWIQSRWNKRTEASNEGGDYINCPMTKEQYLAFHQGLLDGDKTEFREWEKDTPYFDGCMPIEVMAARGVETLRYGPMKGVGLDNPYDTTPEHPQGRWPYAVVQLRQDNKLGTLWNMVGFQTKLKYGAQIELFRTIPGLENAEFARLGGLHRNTFLNSPLVLDRQLRLRQAPHIRFAGQVTGCEGYVESSAVGLIAGMMTACELAGGEWKPLPRTTAMGALLSHITGDAEADTFQPMNVNFGLFPPLHEVRKKARKEAYTNRAKQDLSIWLS
- a CDS encoding lysoplasmalogenase, whose product is MPKRALIEHRPWLLASIIAAVAFYFLRDGTLADIWKAAIKGLAVGCLAFYAIKRGAGANATLIALVMMFGALGDMAIEFDFGLGGALFLVGHLIAIWLYLRHPREHHSPSQMALAGVLLILTPLVSWMLSGDPLVTLYSAGLGAMAATAWISRYPRYRVGLGAVLFVFSDWLIFSRMGAIELGDLPHYLIWPLYYAGQFLIATGVVQTLRHELSEEDDEIG
- the gyrA gene encoding DNA gyrase subunit A — encoded protein: MNDDTEILPSARPTGEYERIDIVDEMKTSYLDYAMSVIVSRALPDVRDGLKPVHRRILFASQEGGFVAGRPYRKSAKIVGDVMGNYHPHGDAAIYDALARMTQPWSLRVPLVDGQGNFGSMDPDPPASMRYTEARLARVANSLLEDLDKDTVDFVDNYDGSRREPTVLPARFPNLLVNGAGGIAVGMATNIPPHNLGEVISGCLAFIENPAITTEELIEYIPGPDFPTAPLILGQSGAKTAYTTGRGSVLMRARHEIETGRGDRQSIVLTSIPYQVGKSGLVEKIAEAAKEKRIEGISDIRDESSREGVRVVIDLKRDATPEVVLNQLWRHTPAQASFPANMLAIRGGRPETLTLREFIQAFISFREEVITRRTKFELNKARERAHILLGLVVAVSNLDEVVAMIRGSSNPADARAKLLGKEWPIGDIAQYIALVEAIEPSADEHGGTYRLSERQVKAILDLRLHRLTALGRDEIGGELKELSIAIEEYLSILADRRKLYAVMRQELEEIRATYATPRMSEIAPAWDGLDDEDLIEQEDMVVTVTHGGYIKRTPLATFRAQARGGKGRSGMATKDEDAVVEMFVTSTHNPVLFFTNTGRVYRLKVWKLPEGGPQTKGRPMVNLLPLGEEERVTNVLPLPEDENEWATLNIVFATEQGMVRRNSMDAFTNVPTNGKYAMGFVEGSGDRLIGVELLTETQDVFLASNSGKAIRFSATDARETKSRTGIGVRGMKLKDGQKVVSMAVLDAGEWSTEQRDAYLRAAPWKDNDAEPALDAETMARMAEAEEFVLTITANGYGKISSSYEYRTIGRGGQGITNIGTPESNPDRNGPVVASFPVRHGSQLMLVTDQAKLIRLPIDLRHMLEGEDPGGFRIIGRGSAGVRIFNVADDEHVVGAALIDETESPENEAEEAVVEAMAGRGSAETTPYTPPQSDDDIESEPGN